The stretch of DNA GATCTTCGACTGGATGAAGAAGTGCAGCAGCGCCAGCGCTGTGAGCGGGTAGACCAGCCGGTGCAGCCGCGGCCAGGCCTTGCCGAGGCGGCGGATCATGCCGTCCGTCGAGGTGACGCCGAGCACGACGAGGCCGAGCAGCCCGACGAACCCGATGGTGAGGTAGATGCGGAACACGATCTCGCTCGCCACCCGGGCGAGGTCGAACTTCTGGTCGGCGACGTAGAGCGTGAAGTGGACCAGCGCGTAGGCGAGCGCGGTGAGGCCCAGCATCCGCCGCACCAGGATCAGCTTCGGCGCGTTGGCGATGCGCCGCATCGGCGTGACCGCGAGCGAGAGGATCAGGAACCGCACCGACCAGTCGCCCATGGCGTGGAGATAGGCGGTGAGCGGCTTCGCGCCGAGGCGGTCGAGGGCGTAGGCCGCGGTGAACCACAGGCCGGGCGCCAGCGCGAGGAGGAAGACCGCGAGCTTGAACCGCGACAGGCGGCCGGCGCGGTCGAGCCAAGGGTAGGCCAGGCGAGGGTAGGCGATCTGGGGTTGGGCAGGCATTCGGGACCTGAGTGCGGTGCGGAATGCGCCACAGATAAGCCGCGAGCGGGGGTTTGACCCGACCCGCCGACCACACGATGGCGTGAGAGGCCGCCCCTCACCGGAGACGATGCCCGTGCCGCGCAAAGCCCTCGCCGCCCTCCTGATGCTGCTGGCGCCCGCGGCGCAAGCCGCCTGTCCCACGCCGCCGGCCCCGCCGCCGGCGAGCGAGAAGCCGGTGAAGCCCGCCCTGCCGCAAAAGCCCGCCTGCCTCGACGCCAAGGGCGGCTGCCCGGGCTGGGAGGCCTACACCTACAATGACGGGATCAAGGCCTACAACGCGCAGCTCGGCCCCTATCGCACCGGCGCCGAGGCCTATGCCCGCAAGCTCAAGGCCTACGCCGACGGCAGCGTGGCCTATGCGAATTGCGAGATGCAGTCGATGCAGTAGCACGGGCATGGTAGGCTTCTGGAGCAGGAGTGTCACCGACAGGTTCAGCGCGATGAAGCCGCTTCCGCAGACGCAGATGAGCGTGGACGAGTACCTGGCCTGGAGCGAAGACAATCCAGGACGCTACGAACTCGTGCAGGGCGAGGTGTTCGCGATGGCCGCCGAGCGGGCACGGCATGCCAACACACGGGTCGCCGTCTTCGATGCTCTGCGCAGCGCCTTGCGCGCCGCCAGCGTTCCTTGCCGGGCGATGCCGGATGGAATGACCGTCCGCATCACTGCCCATACCGCCTACGAACCGGACGCCTTAGTCTATTGCGGCCCGCGCATCGATCCCGACGCGGTCGAAGTGAAGAATCCGATCGTCGTCGTCGAAGTCCTGTCTCCCAGCACTCGCCGGACCGATGCGAGCGAGAAGCTCGCCGGCTACTTCCAGGTGCCGAGCATCCACCACTACCTGATGGTCGACCCCGACCGCAGGACGGTGGTCCACCATCGCCGGGCCGGCGACGGAATCGAGAGCAGTTTCCTGGAGGACGGCACCCTCATCCTCGACCCGCCGGGCCTCGAACTTCCCGTCGCATCCCTGTTCGAGGAGCCGTGAGGCCGCGCTTGACCCCTCCGGCGGCGGATGCGACAGCCGCGCCAATTCCTTGCGCGCGAGCCACTGCATGACAGCCTCCCTCGACCTCCTCGTCCTCGGCAACGCCATCGTCGACGTGATGGCCCGTACCGACGAGGCCTTCCTGGTCCGCGAGGGCGTGCACAAGGGCGCGATGCAGCTCATCGACGAGGCGCGGGCCGAGCACCTGTTCGGGGTGATGGGGCAGGCCACGATCATCTCGGGCGGCTCGGGCGCCAACACGGCGGTGGGCGCGGCGCTCCTCGGGGCGCGGGCGGGCTTCGTCGGCAAGGTGCGCGACGACGAGCTCGGCCGTCTCTTCGCCCACGACCTCAACGCCACCGGCGTGCAGTTCGGCGTCGCCCCGGCGACCGAAGGCGCCGCCACCGCCCGCTGCTTCGTGCTGGTGACGCCGGACGGCGAGCGCACCATGAACACCTATCTCGGCGCTTGCCAGGGCCTCTCGGCCGCGGACGTGGACGAGGAGACCGTGCGGAGCGCCCGCCACGTCTACCTCGAAGGCTACCTGTGGGATCCGCCGGCCGCCAAGGAGGCGTTCCGCAAGGCGGCCAAGATCGCGCACGGCGCCGGCAACAAGGTGGCGCTGACCCTGTCGGACGCGTTCTGCGTCGACCGCTACCGCGACGAGTTCCTGGGCCTCATCCGCGACGGCAGCCTCGACATCCTGTTCGCCAACATCCACGAGCTGAAGAGCCTCTACCAGACCGCCGACGCCGACACGGCGCTCGCGGCCCTGCGCCAGGAGACGGGGCTTCTGGGCGTCGTCACCCGCTCGGAAGAGGGCGCCCTGGTGGTGTCGGGCAGCGACACCCGATCCGTGCCGGCCTCGCCCGTGCGCGAGGTGGTCGACACCACCGGCGCCGGCGACCTGTTCGCGGCGGGCTTCCTCGCCGGCCTCGCCCGCGGGCTCGACCATGCAGATTGCGCCCGCCTCGGCGCGATCGCGGCGGCGGAGATCATCTCGCATCTCGGCGCCCGGCCGCAAGGAGACCTCAAGGGGCTGGCGCAGCAGGCGGGACTGTAGGGGTCTCCGAGCGGGCGGCGCTTCCGTCAGAGCTTAGGCGATGATAGGGAGCGTCGCACGCCCGTCACGACGGTGCGGCACGGCAGCCAAGAAACCATCCGCCAGGGAGCGGCCCCGTTGGTCGAGAACCGCCGCTTCGGCAACCTGATCCCGCATCTCGTGCTCTGTCTCGGGGTCGGCGTCGTCGTCTTCCCGGTCTACCTGGCGCTGATCGGCTCGACGCACGACGCGGCCACCATCGCCAACGGCCAGATGCCGCTCTGGCCCGGGAGCCACGGAGTCGAGACCTACCGACGGGCGCTGACCGAATCCGGCATGGCCGGCGTCCCCGTCGGGGTAATGCTGCTGAACAGCACGATCATGGCGCTCGCCATCGCCGTGGGCAAGATCTTCATCTCGCTGCTCTCGGCCTATGCGCTGATCTACTTCAAGTTCCCGTTCCGGCAGACCGCGTTCTGGGCGATCTTCGTCACCCTGATGCTGCCGGTCGAGGTGCGCATCTACCCGACCTACAAGGTCGCGGCGGACCTCCAGCTCCTCGACACCTATGCCGGCCTCGCCCTGCCGCTGATCGCCTCGGCGACCGCGACCCTGCTGTTTCGCCAGTTCTTCCTCACGGTGCCGAACGAGCTCGTCGAGGCCTCCCGCATCGACGGGGCCGGGCCGGTGCGGTTCTTCCTCGACACCCTGCTGCCGCTCTCGCGCACCACGATGGCGGCCCTGTTCGTGATCCAGTTCCTGTATGGCTGGAACCAGTATCTCTGGCCGCTCCTCGTCACCACCCGCGACGACATGCAGACGGTGGTGATCGGCCTGCGCAAGATGACCTCGATCACCGACCAGCTCACCGAGTGGCAGATCGTCATGGCGACCGCCGTGCTGGCGATGCTGCCGCCGGTCGTGGTGGTGTTCGCGATGCAGAAGCTGTTCGTGCGCGGCCTAGTGGAGACCGAGAAGTGACCTACTCCCGTACGATCGGACGCCTCTGATGGCCGGCCTCGCCCTCGACACCCTGCGCAAGACCTATTCCGGCGGCGTCGACGCGGTGCGCGGCGTCTCGCTCGACGTGCCGGACGGCGCCTTCTGCGTCCTCGTCGGCCCGTCCGGCTGCGGCAAGTCCACGGTGCTGCGGATGATCGCCGGCCTCGAGACCGTGACCTCGGGGGCGATCACCATCGGCGGCCGAACCGTCAACGACGTCGAGCCGGCCGACCGGGACATCGCGATGGTGTTCCAGAACTACGCGCTCTATCCGCACATGCGCGTCTACGACAACCTGGCCTACGGGTTGCGCAACCGCGGCACCCCGAAATCCGAGATCGAGACCCGGGTGAAGGAGGCGGCGCGGCTCCTCGGCCTCGAGGCGATGCTGACGCGCTATCCGCGCCAGCTCTCGGGCGGCCAGCGCCAGCGCGTCGCCATGGGGCGGGCGATCGTGCGCAAGCCGCAAGTGTTCCTGTTCGACGAGCCGCTGTCGAACCTCGACGCGAAGCTGCGCGTGCAGATGCGGGTCGAGATCCGCCGCCTGCAACGCCAGCTCGGCGTCACCACGGTCTACGTCACCCACGACCAGGTCGAGGCGATGACCATGGCCGACCGGCTGGTGGTGATGAATGGCGGAGAGATCGAGCAGGTCGGCACCCCGATCGAGATCTATCGCCGACCGGCCACCCGCTACGTCGCGACCTTCATGGGCTCGCCGCCGATGAACATCCTCCCCGCGGAAGCGGTGGCAGGCGGCGTGCGGATCGACGGGACGGTCATCCCGGTGACCGGCATCTCCCCCGGCACCGCCGTCGAGGCCGGCATCCGGCCCGAGGACCTGCGGATCGCCGAGGACGGCCTGCCGTTCCGCATCGCCTTCGTGGAGGAACTCGGCGCCACCCGCCTGCTGCACGGGCCGCTCGCCGGCACCGACGTGGCGGTGCAGGTTCCGGCGGGTTCGCGCGAGCAGGAGGGCGACACCGTGCGGCTCGCCGTCGACGGGAGCGCCCTGCACCTGTTCGACCCCGCCACCGGGCGGCGGCTGGCGCAGGGCTGACCGGAACCGCGCGGGCTTTCCCGTCGGCCAAGCCTCGGCGTATGCAGGCGACGAATACGAGCGTCATCCCGCAAACGGGAGGCGCCTGACTGGAGCATCGCCCGATCGCGCTGCAATCGGACGATGCTCCAGGTCTTTGATTTTGGCGCATTTTCGACGACGAACCGGCATCCACTTCGTCGGAAAATGCTCTAGGGAGGCTCGGTCTTCGTGCATAAACCCCTCGCCGGCATCAAGGTGCTCGAACTCGCCCGCATCCTGGCCGGACCCTGGATCGGCCAGCTCCTGGCGGATCTCGGCGCCGACGTGGTCAAGGTCGAGCGGCCGGGCGTCGGCGACGATACGAGGAGCTGGGGCCCGCCCTTCGTCGAGGGTGCGGAGGGCGGCACGCTCTCGGCCTCGTATTTCCACTCGACCAATCGCGGCAAGCGCTCGGTCGCGGCCGATTTCGAGACCGCGGAAGGCCAGGCCGTCGTCAAGCGGCTGGCAGCGCACGCCGACGTGGTGATCGAGAACTTCAAAGTCGGCGGCCTGAAGAAGTACGGGCTCGACCACGAGGCCCTGAGCGCCCTCAACCCGCGGCTCATCACCTGCTCGGTCACCGGCTTCGGCCAGGACGGCCCCTACGCGCCGCGGGCCGGCTACGACTTCATGGTCCAGGGGCTGGGCGGGATCATGTCGCTCACCGGCGAGCCCGAGGGCGAGCCGGTCAAGACCGCGGTCGCCTTCGCGGACGTGTTCACCGGGGTCTACGGCACCGTGGCGATCCTCGCCGCCCTCCAGGGCCGGCACGCCACGGGCAAGGGCTGCCACATCGACATGGCGCTCCTCGACACGCAGGTCTCGGTGCTCGGCAACCAGGCGCTGGTCTACCTCGTGTCGGGCCTGCTGCCACCCCGGATGGGCAACGAGCATACCAGCATCGTGCCCTACCAGGTCTTCCCGACCGCCGACGGCCACATCATCGTCGCCTGCGGCAATGACGGGCAGTTCCAGAAGTTCTGCGGCGTGCTGGGCACGACCTGGCACCTCGACCCGGACTATGCCACCAATCCCGGCCGGGTCACCCGGCGCGACGTGCTGATCCCGCTGATCGCCGCCGAGACCAGCCGCCACAGCAAGGCCGATCTTCTGGCCCGGCTCGGCGCCGTCAACGTCCCGGTCGGCCCGATCAACGACCTCGCCGAGGTTTTTTCGGATCCTCAGGTGGTCCATCGCGGGATGCGCCTCGACCTGCCTGATCCGCGGGCCAAGGGCGGCACGATCCCGAGCGTGCGCTCGCCGATCGTCATCGACGGCGTGCCGATGGCGGCGGAGACTGCCTCGCCGCAGGTGGGCGACCATACGCAGAGCGTGCTGGCGGATCCGGCCTGGGGTGGGTGACGCGGATCGATCCAGGGCAAGCATTGCGCGCAAGTCTTGTCTCTCCCACCCTCGACCTCGTCCTGAGGTGTTAGCCGATCGGAGATCGGACTAACCTCGAAGGAGGGCTCCAAGGGATCGCGGAGCCTTCTGGAGCCCTCCTTCGAGGTCAGTCCATCTCTGATGGACTGACACCTCAGGATGAGGTTGTGGAACGGATAGACCGTGAGAAGCCCTGAATCGGGGCCTGAGAGAATGCTGGAGGACACATCCATGACCGACGCCCCCCGCCCCCGCACCGGCGGGCAGATCCTGGTGGACCAGCTCGCCCGCCACGGCGTCGGCGACATCTTCTGCGTGCCCGGCGAGAGCTTCCTGGCGGTGCTCGACGCGCTGCACGACGCCGAGATCCGCCTCACCGTCTGCCGGCAGGAGGGCGGTGCCGCCATGATGGCGGAGGCGCACGGCAAGCTCACGGGGAAGCCCGGCATCTGCTTCGTCACCCGGGGCCCCGGCGCCACCAACGCCTCCCCCGGCCTGCACATCGCCAAGCAGGATTCGACCCCGATGATCCTGTTCGTCGGCCAGATCGAGCGGGCGGCGCGGGAGCGCGAGGCGTTCCAGGAGCTCGATTACCGGGCGGTGTTCGGCACCATCGCCAAGTGGGTGACGGAGATCGACAGCGCCGAGCGGCTGCCGGAGCTGATCGCCCGCGCCTTCCACGTCGCCACCGCCGGCCGGCCCGGCCCGGTGGTGATCGCGCTGCCCGAGGACATGCTGACCGAGACCGCCACGGTCACGGACGCCCCGGCCTTCCAGCCGGTCGAGACCCATCCGGCCCTGTCCCAGATGGTCGCGCTGCAAAACATGCTGGCGAAAGCGGAAAAACCCTTCGCGATCCTCGGCGGCAGCCGCTGGTCGGCGGAGGCCGTGCGGCGCTTCTCGCGCTTCGCCGACCTGTTCTCGCTCCCCGTCGCCTGCTCGTTCCGGCGCCAGGGCCATTTTTCGGCCGATCACCGCTGCTACGCCGGCGATCTCGGCCTCGGCGTCAACCCGAGGCTCTTGGCCCGGATCAAGGAATCCGACCTGCTCCTCGTCGTCGGCGGGCGGCTGTCGGAGATCCCCTCGCAGGGCTACACGCTCCTCGACATTCCGGGCCCCCGCCAGCGGCTCGTCCACGTCCATCCCGATCCCGAGGAGCTCGGCCGCGTCTACAGCCCGGCGCTCGCCATCAATGCGAGCCCGACCGCCTTCGCGGCGGCGATCGAGACGGTGCAGCCGCCCCGCGCCCTGCCCTGGGCCGCCGGCACCGAGGCCCTGCACGCCGATTACCTCGCCTGGAGCGATCCGACCCGGATCACCACCCCGGGCACCCTCCAGATGGGCGGCGTGATGGCCCACTTGCGCGAGGTGCTGCCGGCGGACGCGATCCTGTGCAACGGCGCGGGCAACTTCGCCACCTGGGTCCACCGGTTCTGGCCGTTCCGCACCCATGACGGCCAGCTCGCCCCGACCTCGGGCTCGATGGGCTACGGCGTGCCGGCGGCCATCGGCGCCAAGCGGCTCCTGCCGGAGCGGACCGTCGTGGTGGTGTCGGGCGACGGCGACTTCCTGATGAACGGCCAGGAATTCGCCACCGCCGTGCAGTACGGGCTGCCGGTGATCGTCATCCTGGTCGATAACGGCATGTACGGCACGATCCGGATGCACCAGGAGCGCGAA from Methylobacterium aquaticum encodes:
- a CDS encoding adenosine kinase, whose product is MTASLDLLVLGNAIVDVMARTDEAFLVREGVHKGAMQLIDEARAEHLFGVMGQATIISGGSGANTAVGAALLGARAGFVGKVRDDELGRLFAHDLNATGVQFGVAPATEGAATARCFVLVTPDGERTMNTYLGACQGLSAADVDEETVRSARHVYLEGYLWDPPAAKEAFRKAAKIAHGAGNKVALTLSDAFCVDRYRDEFLGLIRDGSLDILFANIHELKSLYQTADADTALAALRQETGLLGVVTRSEEGALVVSGSDTRSVPASPVREVVDTTGAGDLFAAGFLAGLARGLDHADCARLGAIAAAEIISHLGARPQGDLKGLAQQAGL
- a CDS encoding Uma2 family endonuclease; translation: MKPLPQTQMSVDEYLAWSEDNPGRYELVQGEVFAMAAERARHANTRVAVFDALRSALRAASVPCRAMPDGMTVRITAHTAYEPDALVYCGPRIDPDAVEVKNPIVVVEVLSPSTRRTDASEKLAGYFQVPSIHHYLMVDPDRRTVVHHRRAGDGIESSFLEDGTLILDPPGLELPVASLFEEP
- a CDS encoding CaiB/BaiF CoA transferase family protein; the encoded protein is MHKPLAGIKVLELARILAGPWIGQLLADLGADVVKVERPGVGDDTRSWGPPFVEGAEGGTLSASYFHSTNRGKRSVAADFETAEGQAVVKRLAAHADVVIENFKVGGLKKYGLDHEALSALNPRLITCSVTGFGQDGPYAPRAGYDFMVQGLGGIMSLTGEPEGEPVKTAVAFADVFTGVYGTVAILAALQGRHATGKGCHIDMALLDTQVSVLGNQALVYLVSGLLPPRMGNEHTSIVPYQVFPTADGHIIVACGNDGQFQKFCGVLGTTWHLDPDYATNPGRVTRRDVLIPLIAAETSRHSKADLLARLGAVNVPVGPINDLAEVFSDPQVVHRGMRLDLPDPRAKGGTIPSVRSPIVIDGVPMAAETASPQVGDHTQSVLADPAWGG
- the ugpE gene encoding sn-glycerol-3-phosphate ABC transporter permease UgpE, coding for MIPHLVLCLGVGVVVFPVYLALIGSTHDAATIANGQMPLWPGSHGVETYRRALTESGMAGVPVGVMLLNSTIMALAIAVGKIFISLLSAYALIYFKFPFRQTAFWAIFVTLMLPVEVRIYPTYKVAADLQLLDTYAGLALPLIASATATLLFRQFFLTVPNELVEASRIDGAGPVRFFLDTLLPLSRTTMAALFVIQFLYGWNQYLWPLLVTTRDDMQTVVIGLRKMTSITDQLTEWQIVMATAVLAMLPPVVVVFAMQKLFVRGLVETEK
- a CDS encoding sulfite oxidase heme-binding subunit YedZ, which produces MPAQPQIAYPRLAYPWLDRAGRLSRFKLAVFLLALAPGLWFTAAYALDRLGAKPLTAYLHAMGDWSVRFLILSLAVTPMRRIANAPKLILVRRMLGLTALAYALVHFTLYVADQKFDLARVASEIVFRIYLTIGFVGLLGLVVLGVTSTDGMIRRLGKAWPRLHRLVYPLTALALLHFFIQSKIDVSNPVYWSGLFLALMGWRLMHHLKVPTAPLPLLGLSVAAGLATAGLEALWYALATNVPATAVLSANLDFSYDVRPAWWVLGTVILTVPLNLWQSRAASGGKGSAKGPVVRAARA
- a CDS encoding thiamine pyrophosphate-binding protein; translation: MTDAPRPRTGGQILVDQLARHGVGDIFCVPGESFLAVLDALHDAEIRLTVCRQEGGAAMMAEAHGKLTGKPGICFVTRGPGATNASPGLHIAKQDSTPMILFVGQIERAAREREAFQELDYRAVFGTIAKWVTEIDSAERLPELIARAFHVATAGRPGPVVIALPEDMLTETATVTDAPAFQPVETHPALSQMVALQNMLAKAEKPFAILGGSRWSAEAVRRFSRFADLFSLPVACSFRRQGHFSADHRCYAGDLGLGVNPRLLARIKESDLLLVVGGRLSEIPSQGYTLLDIPGPRQRLVHVHPDPEELGRVYSPALAINASPTAFAAAIETVQPPRALPWAAGTEALHADYLAWSDPTRITTPGTLQMGGVMAHLREVLPADAILCNGAGNFATWVHRFWPFRTHDGQLAPTSGSMGYGVPAAIGAKRLLPERTVVVVSGDGDFLMNGQEFATAVQYGLPVIVILVDNGMYGTIRMHQEREYPGRVSGTALKNPDFAAYATAFGGYGERVERNEDFPAALARALGSGLPAILHCPIDPEAITPTTTIQALRDRKRP
- a CDS encoding ABC transporter ATP-binding protein; this translates as MAGLALDTLRKTYSGGVDAVRGVSLDVPDGAFCVLVGPSGCGKSTVLRMIAGLETVTSGAITIGGRTVNDVEPADRDIAMVFQNYALYPHMRVYDNLAYGLRNRGTPKSEIETRVKEAARLLGLEAMLTRYPRQLSGGQRQRVAMGRAIVRKPQVFLFDEPLSNLDAKLRVQMRVEIRRLQRQLGVTTVYVTHDQVEAMTMADRLVVMNGGEIEQVGTPIEIYRRPATRYVATFMGSPPMNILPAEAVAGGVRIDGTVIPVTGISPGTAVEAGIRPEDLRIAEDGLPFRIAFVEELGATRLLHGPLAGTDVAVQVPAGSREQEGDTVRLAVDGSALHLFDPATGRRLAQG